The Lagenorhynchus albirostris chromosome 6, mLagAlb1.1, whole genome shotgun sequence genome includes a window with the following:
- the C6H2orf66 gene encoding LOW QUALITY PROTEIN: uncharacterized protein C2orf66 homolog (The sequence of the model RefSeq protein was modified relative to this genomic sequence to represent the inferred CDS: substituted 1 base at 1 genomic stop codon) has translation MPKALLLLAVALVQLGLVHGAVLRNEEKXKPLNNPRNRDLFFRTLQAYFKGRGLDLGMFSNISSMNENPGPLSFQSELIASAFADYEEQKNSFPNYLKV, from the exons ATGCCCAAAGCACTCCTGCTGCTGGCTGTTGCCCTGGTGCAACTTGGGCTTGTGCATGGAGCCGTGTTGAGAAACGAAGAAAAATAGAAGCCCCTCAACAATCCTAGAAACCGAGATCTG ttTTTCAGAACCCTTCAGGcatattttaaaggaagaggTCTTGATCTTggaatgttttcaaatatttcctccatGAACGAGAATCCCGGACCTCTCTCTTTCCAATCAGAACTTATTGCTTCTGCATTTGCAGAttatgaagaacagaaaaactCCTTCCCCAATTACCTCAAAGTCTGA